The following proteins come from a genomic window of Geomonas sp. RF6:
- a CDS encoding IS30 family transposase, with protein MSHTHLTENERYVISHLKVAKFSLREIGRRLGRHHTSIMREIARNGPTYPDGVYWYTFTHGTALKRRHQPRSFRRQDNADLVAYVEEKLMLDWPPEAIAARLKMDFPMDRAMRISHETIYRWIYLDAREGGELHKHLRRRRRNRRRQTRYCAGRRFIPGRVSIKERPAVVGTRERFGDWEGDTLHGAKGAGNLATYVERKSRFLLAARLADRRAATMTDHSARCFSPLPEILCQTVTVDNGSEFAEFKDLETKTGLTVYFADPYASWQRGTNENTNGILRHYFPKGFDFRTLSEEEIQQVVKQVNDRPRKCLGYRTPAEVLRASFGGAFTT; from the coding sequence ATGTCCCACACGCATCTTACAGAAAATGAGCGATATGTCATCAGCCATTTGAAGGTGGCGAAATTTAGCCTTCGCGAAATCGGCCGTAGGCTTGGACGCCATCACACAAGCATCATGCGCGAGATTGCGCGCAACGGCCCGACATACCCCGATGGAGTTTACTGGTACACCTTCACGCATGGCACTGCGCTTAAACGTCGTCACCAGCCCAGGTCTTTCCGGCGGCAGGACAACGCCGATCTGGTCGCTTACGTTGAAGAGAAATTGATGCTGGATTGGCCACCTGAAGCCATTGCCGCCAGGCTCAAAATGGATTTCCCAATGGACCGGGCGATGCGCATCAGTCATGAAACCATCTACCGCTGGATTTACCTAGACGCCAGAGAAGGTGGCGAGCTTCACAAGCATCTTCGCCGTCGGAGGCGGAATCGCCGTAGGCAAACGCGCTACTGCGCAGGACGGCGGTTCATTCCGGGTCGAGTCTCAATTAAGGAGAGGCCGGCAGTAGTTGGTACCAGAGAACGATTTGGGGACTGGGAAGGCGACACGCTGCACGGTGCGAAAGGCGCAGGAAACCTTGCCACGTACGTTGAGCGCAAGAGCCGCTTTTTACTTGCCGCAAGACTCGCAGACAGAAGGGCCGCAACCATGACGGATCATAGCGCGAGGTGCTTCAGCCCTCTGCCCGAGATCCTCTGCCAGACAGTAACCGTTGATAACGGTAGTGAGTTTGCGGAATTCAAAGATCTGGAAACTAAGACAGGGCTTACCGTGTATTTCGCGGATCCTTATGCGTCTTGGCAGCGTGGCACCAATGAGAACACAAACGGCATCTTGCGGCACTACTTTCCGAAGGGGTTCGACTTCAGGACCCTATCAGAGGAAGAAATTCAGCAGGTCGTGAAACAGGTCAACGATCGACCACGAAAGTGCCTCGGCTACCGGACTCCTGCGGAAGTTCTGCGTGCATCATTCGGTGGTGCATTTACAACTTGA
- a CDS encoding CHAP domain-containing protein, protein MSKKKETHKGVTVHSELLNAGGPHAGNCVGYLRNIKRVHLPSSNLTSWAEKLRLAETKKAKKGRVAVIEVTSGPFKENGHVALVTHVDDDGNTQSITLEEANYPKIGYWRRKAEGHNIDQIEKALNIRGYIKT, encoded by the coding sequence ATGTCTAAGAAAAAAGAAACGCATAAAGGCGTCACTGTCCATTCCGAGCTTTTGAACGCGGGGGGACCTCATGCAGGAAATTGTGTTGGATACCTACGAAATATCAAGCGGGTTCATCTCCCATCCTCAAACCTCACATCCTGGGCTGAGAAGCTGAGATTGGCGGAGACGAAAAAGGCGAAGAAAGGGAGAGTAGCAGTCATAGAGGTCACATCTGGCCCCTTCAAGGAGAATGGACACGTTGCCTTGGTTACCCATGTAGATGATGATGGCAATACCCAAAGCATAACGCTAGAAGAAGCTAACTACCCTAAGATTGGGTACTGGAGAAGAAAGGCCGAGGGCCACAATATTGATCAGATCGAGAAAGCACTCAATATTCGCGGGTATATTAAAACTTGA
- the tssH gene encoding type VI secretion system ATPase TssH, with amino-acid sequence MAKANLKSLIDKLNEPSRVALEQAAGLCLSQTHYEIDIEHFLLKLLDIPNTDLHKILRHFEINESRFRTDLTRTIDGFKTGNARTPALSPRIPRMIREGWLIASIEHASAAVRSGHILVGLLSDEELARVMAVSSDTFKKISLETLSASLRDLTAGSVEDRAQGGRQGEPEAQGADPAPAAAGTRALDQYTINLTEKAKKGEIDPVLGRDFEVRQMADILIRRRQNNPILTGEAGVGKTAVVEGFALKIVEGDVPPPLRNVEIRTLDLGLLQAGAGIKGEFENRMKSVINEIKSSPIPIILFIDEAHTLIGAGGAAGTSDAANLLKPALARGEMRTIAATTWAEYKKYFEKDPALTRRFQVVKVEEPDEEKAVMMMRAVAPFLEKHHKVLITDDALVDSVRLSHRYIPARQLPDKSVSVLDTACARVAIGMSTVPPALDDLNRRLAQIERETRILARETTIGRVHDERLAALEREKEDAVARLEALQARWQKEKEIAEKIIALQQEIHEAAAADAADPAVSTKRDELKALESELKALQGKDPLVQTEVNGQIISEVISGWTGIPTGRMLLDEIQTVLNMEKLLAERIIGQDHALAAIAQMVQTAHAGIDDPSKPTAVLMFAGPSGVGKTETALALSELLYGGEENLITINMSEYQEAHTVSSLKGSPPGYVGYGEGGVLTEAVRKRPYSVVLLDEVEKAHPDVMELFFQVFDKGTLEDGEGRKIDFKNTLIILTTNLGTDLIMKACADEETRPTWQGLAEMLRPELTKHFKPAFLGRMKVVPYYPISDVIMKQIVKLKVNKIAKRLKENRNVTLGYDESLIDSIAARCTEVDSGARNVDHILTNTLLPEMSKEILSRMAIGEQFKEVNVALEGEGFGFNLI; translated from the coding sequence ATGGCAAAAGCCAACCTGAAGTCGCTGATCGACAAGCTGAACGAGCCGTCTCGCGTGGCGCTGGAGCAGGCGGCGGGGCTTTGCTTGTCCCAGACGCACTACGAGATCGACATCGAGCACTTCCTCCTGAAGCTCCTGGACATCCCCAACACCGACCTGCACAAGATCCTGCGGCACTTCGAGATCAACGAGAGCCGCTTCAGAACTGACCTGACCCGCACCATAGACGGTTTCAAGACCGGTAACGCACGCACGCCGGCCCTGTCGCCGCGCATCCCTCGCATGATTCGGGAGGGGTGGCTGATCGCCTCCATCGAGCACGCCTCTGCCGCGGTCCGCTCGGGGCACATCCTGGTCGGGCTCCTCTCAGACGAGGAACTGGCCCGGGTGATGGCCGTCTCCTCCGACACCTTCAAGAAGATCTCCCTGGAGACGCTGTCGGCCAGCCTCCGGGACCTCACCGCCGGCTCGGTAGAGGACCGGGCGCAGGGCGGTCGCCAGGGCGAGCCTGAGGCGCAGGGCGCGGACCCGGCACCTGCCGCTGCGGGGACACGCGCGCTGGATCAGTACACCATCAACCTCACGGAGAAGGCGAAAAAGGGCGAGATCGACCCGGTGCTGGGGCGCGATTTCGAGGTGCGGCAGATGGCCGACATCCTGATCAGGCGCCGCCAGAACAACCCCATCCTCACGGGCGAGGCGGGGGTCGGAAAGACCGCGGTGGTGGAAGGTTTCGCCCTGAAGATTGTGGAGGGGGACGTGCCGCCGCCGCTGCGCAATGTGGAGATCAGGACCCTCGATCTCGGGTTGCTGCAGGCGGGGGCGGGGATCAAGGGGGAGTTCGAGAACCGCATGAAGAGCGTCATCAACGAGATCAAGTCCTCGCCGATCCCCATCATCCTCTTCATCGACGAGGCGCACACCCTTATCGGTGCCGGGGGCGCGGCGGGGACGAGCGATGCCGCAAACCTCCTGAAGCCGGCGCTGGCGCGGGGCGAGATGCGCACCATCGCCGCCACCACCTGGGCGGAATACAAGAAGTACTTCGAGAAGGACCCCGCGCTCACCCGGCGCTTCCAGGTGGTGAAGGTTGAGGAGCCGGACGAGGAGAAGGCGGTCATGATGATGCGGGCGGTGGCCCCTTTCCTGGAGAAGCACCACAAGGTCCTCATCACCGATGACGCGCTCGTCGACTCCGTTCGTCTGTCGCACCGGTACATCCCGGCACGCCAGCTCCCTGACAAGTCCGTGAGCGTGCTCGATACAGCCTGCGCCCGCGTCGCCATCGGCATGAGCACGGTACCCCCGGCACTTGATGACCTGAACCGGCGCCTTGCGCAGATCGAGCGCGAGACCCGGATACTGGCGCGGGAGACGACCATCGGGCGTGTGCATGACGAGCGTCTGGCGGCTCTGGAGCGGGAGAAGGAGGACGCGGTCGCGAGGCTGGAGGCGCTGCAGGCCCGGTGGCAAAAGGAGAAGGAGATTGCGGAAAAGATCATCGCGCTGCAGCAGGAGATTCACGAAGCTGCGGCCGCAGATGCCGCGGACCCGGCGGTTTCCACAAAACGCGACGAGCTGAAGGCGCTGGAGTCGGAGCTAAAAGCGCTGCAGGGTAAGGACCCTCTGGTGCAGACCGAAGTGAATGGCCAGATCATCTCGGAGGTGATCTCCGGGTGGACCGGGATCCCCACCGGCCGGATGCTGCTGGACGAGATCCAGACAGTGCTCAACATGGAGAAGCTCCTCGCCGAGCGCATTATCGGCCAGGACCACGCCCTTGCCGCCATAGCGCAGATGGTGCAGACCGCCCACGCAGGTATCGATGACCCTTCGAAGCCGACAGCCGTCCTCATGTTCGCCGGCCCGTCGGGGGTGGGGAAGACGGAGACCGCGCTCGCACTCTCCGAGCTTCTCTACGGCGGCGAGGAAAACCTTATCACCATCAACATGTCGGAATACCAGGAAGCGCACACCGTCTCCTCGCTGAAGGGGTCCCCCCCCGGGTATGTCGGCTACGGAGAGGGCGGGGTGCTCACCGAGGCGGTGCGCAAACGCCCCTACAGCGTGGTGCTTCTCGACGAGGTGGAAAAGGCGCACCCGGACGTCATGGAGCTCTTCTTCCAGGTCTTCGACAAGGGAACGCTGGAAGATGGCGAGGGGAGAAAGATTGACTTCAAGAACACGCTGATCATCCTCACCACCAATCTCGGCACCGACCTCATCATGAAGGCGTGCGCCGACGAAGAGACGCGGCCCACCTGGCAGGGGCTCGCCGAGATGCTGCGCCCCGAGCTCACCAAGCACTTCAAGCCCGCGTTTCTGGGGCGCATGAAAGTGGTGCCGTACTACCCGATCTCAGACGTGATCATGAAACAGATCGTGAAGCTCAAGGTGAACAAGATCGCGAAGCGCCTCAAGGAGAACAGAAACGTGACCTTGGGTTACGACGAATCCCTGATCGACAGCATCGCGGCCCGCTGCACCGAAGTGGACAGCGGCGCGAGAAATGTGGACCACATCCTCACCAACACGCTCCTGCCGGAGATGTCGAAGGAGATTCTGTCACGGATGGCGATCGGGGAGCAGTTCAAGGAGGTGAATGTGGCGCTGGAGGGGGAAGGCTTCGGATTTAACTTGATCTAA